From a single Vibrio tubiashii genomic region:
- a CDS encoding lysine exporter LysO family protein → MFSGMLFIFAPLVVGYFISISKKALLDTINSTTSNLIYVILALMGLSLAALDNLGQNLQLILKTTAVFFICLSLANLAVLPFIDKWLPIKTDASNTKLPLSEMAMESAKLILVVGGGLIVGLLVPFDLSWVDTASEWILFLLLFFIGIQLRNSGLTLRQILLNKHGMVIAVVIIASSLIGGVISALILDINVFRGLAMASGFGWYSLAGILMGDAFGPVYGGASFMIELLRELVALVLIPLFIRTKPCTSIGYAGATAMDFTLPVIQTTGGVRCVPIAIVSGFILSLLVPVLMLFFVSLAG, encoded by the coding sequence ATGTTTTCAGGGATGTTATTTATCTTTGCCCCACTTGTTGTGGGGTATTTCATTTCTATATCCAAAAAAGCTCTACTCGACACAATAAACTCAACCACATCCAATCTCATTTACGTGATTTTGGCTTTGATGGGCTTGAGCTTAGCAGCGCTGGATAATCTGGGTCAGAACCTACAACTGATCCTCAAAACAACCGCTGTCTTTTTTATTTGTTTGAGTTTAGCCAACCTAGCCGTTTTGCCTTTCATTGATAAATGGCTACCAATCAAAACCGATGCCAGCAATACCAAATTACCATTGTCAGAAATGGCGATGGAGTCAGCCAAGCTGATCCTAGTCGTCGGTGGCGGTCTCATTGTTGGGCTATTGGTGCCCTTTGATCTAAGCTGGGTCGATACGGCTAGTGAATGGATTTTGTTTCTGCTGCTATTTTTTATTGGTATCCAACTACGCAATAGTGGCCTCACGCTGCGTCAGATTCTGCTCAACAAGCATGGTATGGTCATTGCCGTTGTTATCATCGCAAGCTCACTAATCGGGGGCGTTATCTCTGCGCTTATCTTAGATATCAATGTATTCCGTGGCTTAGCAATGGCTTCTGGCTTCGGTTGGTATTCATTAGCCGGAATCTTGATGGGTGATGCTTTCGGCCCTGTGTATGGCGGCGCCTCTTTTATGATCGAGCTACTGAGAGAGCTGGTTGCATTGGTACTTATCCCTCTCTTTATCCGTACTAAACCTTGTACATCTATCGGTTATGCGGGCGCAACGGCGATGGACTTTACCCTTCCGGTAATCCAAACCACAGGCGGGGTGCGATGTGTCCCTATTGCCATTGTTAGCGGTTTCATATTGAGCTTACTCGTTCCTGTTTTAATGTTGTTCTTTGTCTCTCTTGCAGGCTAG
- a CDS encoding TfoX/Sxy family DNA transformation protein has protein sequence MDMTEQQFIQYVQKFGDFQKRSMFGGTGLFRDEAMFALLSADKIFIRGGEALDETLNQLGCEKYRHVKKQTTATVNYYDITQLFSSQHQRLSELVEQSINFSVSQREFKRSSANRRLRDLPNMQLTLERMVKKAGVEDVDTFLELGAPAVFSRVKQAYGSDVDVKLLWKFAGAIEGIHWKLIQEPRKRQLLASCH, from the coding sequence ATGGATATGACAGAGCAACAATTTATTCAATACGTACAAAAGTTTGGCGACTTTCAAAAACGATCTATGTTTGGTGGTACCGGGTTGTTTAGAGACGAAGCTATGTTCGCACTACTCAGTGCCGACAAAATATTCATCAGAGGTGGAGAAGCATTAGATGAAACGCTTAACCAGCTAGGTTGTGAGAAATACCGTCATGTTAAGAAACAGACCACAGCGACGGTAAATTATTACGATATAACCCAGCTTTTTTCGAGCCAACATCAGCGACTGAGTGAGCTAGTAGAACAATCTATAAATTTTTCCGTATCGCAGCGTGAGTTCAAGCGTTCATCGGCGAACCGACGCTTGCGTGATCTGCCGAATATGCAACTGACCTTAGAGCGTATGGTGAAAAAGGCAGGGGTAGAGGATGTAGATACCTTTTTAGAACTTGGCGCACCTGCGGTCTTCTCAAGAGTGAAGCAAGCATATGGCAGTGATGTAGATGTAAAGCTGCTGTGGAAATTCGCTGGTGCAATCGAAGGGATTCATTGGAAGCTCATTCAAGAACCACGTAAACGCCAACTATTGGCGAGTTGCCACTAA
- a CDS encoding response regulator, whose product MNKYLILCVDDEREVLDSVMQDLDCFEEHFIVEAAESVQEAKELIAESEREDVKLALILCDHIMPEQTGIQFLIELNQDESTKPTRKLLLTGQAGLEDTVEAVNHSSLDFYIAKPWQGDELRQVLKNQLTTYMIEHEPDLMPWASALETERVFEAMAKNRLYYGE is encoded by the coding sequence ATGAACAAATACCTTATTTTATGTGTCGATGATGAGCGAGAAGTGCTAGACAGCGTAATGCAAGATCTTGATTGTTTTGAAGAGCACTTCATTGTTGAAGCCGCGGAGTCCGTCCAAGAAGCGAAGGAACTCATCGCAGAGTCTGAACGCGAAGACGTAAAATTGGCGCTGATCCTGTGCGACCACATTATGCCCGAGCAAACTGGTATTCAGTTTTTGATCGAACTGAATCAAGATGAATCGACAAAGCCCACGAGAAAACTCCTTCTTACCGGACAAGCAGGATTAGAAGACACAGTGGAAGCAGTTAATCATTCAAGCCTAGACTTCTATATTGCAAAGCCTTGGCAAGGTGATGAGCTTCGCCAAGTGTTAAAAAACCAACTCACCACTTATATGATCGAACACGAGCCGGACTTAATGCCTTGGGCATCGGCTTTAGAAACCGAGCGAGTATTTGAAGCCATGGCTAAAAATCGACTCTATTACGGTGAGTAA
- a CDS encoding HDOD domain-containing protein, which produces MNHLSFYWLPENGELLLKGIESEFSTLIEHSIKSRTISLPPISDVVLKIQQLCTQDTTTVSDVADSLLEDPGLAAIVIRVANSVIFNRRNITCTDLVTAVSRLGILRVRDIVTAQAIEQLKHSVNLSQSCNQVLVQSATNSRELAATMVLVVRGFKESGSPSYSHLETDKALLTGLLADIGLFCIVNEYHNYLEQGNYLNEEIAFQIFDRQCSNASKLVLESWGFDNDFLAVACNQVIDKTDVPVSYLDVARIANHILMFRRQDEQITEHTVEFDITGADILYKLSNLSDIEFNAQIDELISASGL; this is translated from the coding sequence ATGAACCACTTATCTTTCTATTGGCTGCCTGAAAACGGCGAGCTATTACTCAAAGGTATTGAATCTGAGTTTTCAACCTTGATTGAACACTCAATCAAGTCACGTACTATCTCTCTTCCTCCGATTTCTGACGTAGTACTAAAGATTCAACAACTTTGTACCCAAGACACCACAACGGTTTCTGATGTCGCTGATAGCTTACTCGAAGATCCTGGCCTTGCTGCCATCGTCATTCGCGTGGCCAACTCGGTTATTTTTAATCGTCGTAACATCACTTGTACCGATCTGGTTACCGCAGTCTCTCGACTCGGCATTCTAAGAGTACGTGACATAGTCACTGCCCAAGCAATCGAGCAGCTCAAACACTCTGTTAATCTGAGCCAATCGTGTAATCAAGTATTGGTTCAAAGTGCAACCAATTCTCGCGAGTTAGCTGCCACTATGGTGTTGGTCGTACGCGGCTTTAAAGAATCTGGCTCACCAAGTTACAGCCATTTGGAAACCGACAAAGCGCTCCTGACAGGCTTACTCGCGGATATTGGTCTGTTCTGTATTGTCAATGAGTACCACAACTATTTAGAGCAGGGTAATTACCTCAATGAAGAAATTGCCTTCCAAATTTTCGATCGTCAGTGCTCAAACGCAAGTAAGCTCGTGCTAGAGAGCTGGGGATTTGATAACGACTTCCTCGCCGTCGCTTGTAACCAGGTGATAGATAAAACAGATGTGCCAGTGAGTTATCTTGACGTCGCGCGCATCGCCAATCATATCCTGATGTTCCGTCGCCAAGATGAGCAGATCACTGAACATACGGTTGAATTTGACATTACAGGCGCAGATATACTGTACAAACTCAGTAATTTAAGTGATATTGAGTTCAATGCACAGATAGATGAACTTATAAGCGCGAGTGGTCTGTAA
- a CDS encoding ATP-binding protein: MNPFSVICLDNNPISVEQLRRELSPLSAKFDLHTADSIEDAHAALEYCFEQKQTVALVIASHHENFNGADFLVQLDRNTHTQSARKVLISCGQDIQAILSAVNEGRLDHCLTKPLQDNLVHKTAQKELTTFILENDKENLLSYSQVLDQHRLLRAHIEQKMRSYREGFISDHHSLSDQELVEKVTSALLDFFAQEDETQACRTYSPEHLLTIEGEENQFLWFITKGEVALYKKDDVGMQREVVRHTQGNIVGGMSFVTGEPSFSTAVTLSQTEVIKLDREVFSKVMHSNMTLLPLFTNLLLRHFNRRLQRSINTKLELQKTLESLESAHQQLIEREKMAMLGQLVAGVAHELNNPIAAILRGTETLTNKIQQLVDDRSIEEVGMDGISVLKEGLNQRPRSTAKERELTKILDEQIQDRRVAKKLVKLGLESDKKWLELATNQPQQAQQTLERLEDYHLAGATLRSINVCAGRIADMVKSLKGYARPDDEKLHLVDIHEGIEDTLVIFENRLKFHTVERLYEDIPQIQCQPIALQQVWTNLISNAIDAFPDKGELKVQTLKLSRCGRDWVVVSFTDNGCGIAPATQQQMFTLNFTTKKEGNFGLGIGLSVCQQIVHQHGGRIEVDSVVGQFTKMSVWLPFCQVPPIVKEL; the protein is encoded by the coding sequence GTGAACCCATTCTCTGTAATCTGTTTAGATAACAATCCAATAAGCGTAGAACAGCTTAGGCGAGAGTTAAGCCCGCTCTCTGCCAAGTTCGACCTTCATACCGCAGATAGCATCGAAGATGCGCACGCTGCGCTAGAGTATTGTTTTGAGCAAAAACAAACCGTTGCCTTAGTCATCGCGAGTCATCATGAGAATTTCAATGGTGCCGACTTTCTGGTTCAACTCGACAGAAATACCCATACACAAAGCGCCCGTAAAGTGCTGATAAGTTGCGGTCAAGACATTCAAGCCATTTTGTCTGCGGTTAACGAAGGCCGTTTAGACCACTGCCTAACCAAGCCTTTGCAAGACAATCTAGTGCATAAAACAGCGCAAAAAGAGCTCACTACTTTCATCCTCGAAAATGATAAAGAGAACTTGCTGTCCTATAGCCAAGTGCTCGACCAACACCGATTGCTTCGGGCTCATATTGAACAAAAAATGCGAAGTTATCGTGAAGGATTTATTTCTGATCATCACAGTCTGTCTGACCAAGAACTTGTTGAGAAAGTCACCTCTGCATTGCTCGATTTTTTTGCGCAAGAAGATGAAACCCAAGCTTGTCGCACCTACTCCCCAGAGCATTTGCTTACTATCGAAGGTGAAGAAAACCAGTTTCTTTGGTTTATTACTAAAGGCGAAGTGGCTCTGTATAAGAAAGACGATGTCGGCATGCAACGTGAGGTGGTAAGACATACTCAAGGCAACATTGTTGGTGGTATGTCGTTTGTGACAGGTGAGCCCTCTTTTTCTACTGCGGTTACGCTTTCGCAAACTGAGGTGATTAAGCTAGACCGCGAAGTCTTCTCCAAAGTCATGCACTCCAATATGACGTTGCTGCCTCTTTTCACTAACTTACTGCTGAGACATTTTAACCGCCGCCTCCAACGCAGCATTAATACCAAGCTAGAGCTGCAAAAAACCCTTGAATCTCTTGAGTCTGCTCATCAACAGCTGATTGAACGAGAAAAAATGGCTATGCTTGGTCAACTCGTCGCTGGAGTTGCCCATGAGCTGAATAACCCAATTGCCGCCATCTTAAGAGGCACAGAGACGCTGACTAACAAAATCCAACAGCTAGTTGATGATCGTTCTATCGAGGAAGTCGGTATGGATGGCATCTCAGTGCTGAAAGAAGGCCTCAACCAGAGACCTCGTTCAACAGCGAAAGAGCGCGAACTCACTAAGATACTAGATGAACAGATACAAGATCGTCGCGTTGCGAAGAAGTTGGTTAAGCTAGGACTTGAAAGCGACAAAAAATGGTTAGAGCTCGCGACAAATCAGCCGCAGCAAGCGCAGCAAACGCTTGAGCGCTTAGAAGACTACCATTTAGCGGGTGCGACACTGCGCTCGATTAACGTCTGCGCCGGACGAATTGCCGATATGGTAAAAAGCCTCAAAGGCTATGCGCGACCTGATGACGAAAAACTTCATCTGGTCGATATTCACGAAGGCATTGAAGATACCTTGGTCATTTTTGAAAACCGCCTAAAGTTTCATACGGTTGAACGTCTTTATGAGGACATCCCTCAAATACAGTGCCAACCTATCGCCTTGCAGCAGGTGTGGACCAACTTAATTTCCAATGCCATTGATGCTTTCCCAGACAAAGGCGAGCTTAAAGTCCAAACTCTAAAACTGTCCCGCTGTGGGCGTGATTGGGTGGTGGTCTCTTTTACCGATAATGGTTGCGGTATTGCACCTGCCACTCAACAGCAAATGTTTACCCTTAACTTTACCACCAAGAAAGAAGGCAACTTTGGTTTAGGTATTGGCCTTTCCGTGTGTCAACAAATTGTCCACCAGCATGGAGGGCGGATTGAGGTTGATTCTGTGGTTGGTCAATTTACTAAGATGTCAGTTTGGTTGCCCTTTTGCCAAGTACCACCGATCGTCAAGGAGCTCTAA